The sequence CTTCTGTTAGCATTTTATCCTTAGCAGAAAAAGGATTTTTAATCTCAACTAGTCCTTGAGGATGGGATGTTTCACTTGGGTTGTTAACTAAACCAGCCAGCCAATTGTTGTGCTCTGAAATGAACAAGCCACATGTCTTAACTTCTAAATCTGGATGACCATTCCTTCGTTGGTAAGCAATATATTGATGTGTTGTTTGTTCTTCCTTTTCTGAGCCATAACGTGTAGCTTCGTTGCCTCTAAATGTGCTGTACAGTAGATCTTTGACTTTATTACTCTTTTTTGTCGTCTCTTTCATTTTCGCTATTCCTCCCACTCTTGATGCTGTAATTCTCTTCCTTCTCTCATACTTCCACTCATCATTCTCTGCCTGTTGTCTTGTTTTCTTCTCAATTGTTTGTGCTTCTTCGCAAGTGACGACCACTTTTGTCTGGTAAAAGCTTGTTTTCAACTCTTCAAGTCTCTGCGAGGAAATGTCTTCAGTTATTTCATCCGGAGAAACTCCTTCGTCATGCCTAGTGTAAGCTTTGCGAGCTGCAATTGAGTTATCTATTTTAGTGTACTTGCTTTTTCGTCTTTGTTCTTTTGCTTCATTTGTTCCTTTTCTCTTTCTGTCATTAGAGACTGTCTTAGCAGAACGTTCTGCTGCGTCAGAGAATACTTTATTTGGCATCGATCCTGCCATCTGTTCCCAGGTCTGTGGTCCCCATTTTCTTCCAAGGTTCTGCCTAAGCCCTGCTCCCATGCATCTGTGTTCCCAAGAGCCACTCTGTGATCGATTGATGACCTTCCCACGACCTTCCCACCGTCAAATTTAGCACGAATATGCATCCAACATTCTGCCAGATTTGTTGTCTCGTTTCCTATCAGCTGAGATGCTTTGCTCACAAGTCGATTTAGTTGTACCTGAATGTCATGGTAAAGTCGTGGGTCCACGTTTGTTGGTGTGTGTCCACCTTGTCGAGCTTCCAATCGTACCATCGGATCGTCATCAACAGTTTCACTCCACAAAGCCTCTTGTGTAGTAACAATACCTGTGATTAATATCAATACATATTTACACTTGCCTCAATTAACGTTATGTTTTTATTCTGTAGGTCTGAACTCACCATCAAGCACGTCATCATTGTCTTCGCTGTTTTCACTGGAAGTTGACGGTTGAGATGTGGACTGAGTGAGCGAGGGAGATATTGTTGCGGATGAGAGCTTGTCTTACAAAAGTCAGGGCTGCAGTCATCGTGAAAGCCAAAACAATGACGTGGTCCATTCTGCAAGTCACGTTTGAGTGATATCAGGGCCTTCTTCGGGTCGCTCCTCATCCTGATTGCAGCTCGAGCAGCAGAAACCAGTCGCTTTCTTGTTTTCAGCGTAAGTCCACCAGTTCCCTTGTAGGATGGGTTATCCTGAACAAGCCTCTCAAGAGCACCTCGGTAACACTTGCAAGCGTGATTCGCACATTCCAGCTTCTTGATGGCATGTCCCCACCCTGGAACATTCTGTATGAGCGTAGGATGCACAGAACCATCTCCGTCTCCTATGAAGTGTATGTACCGCACACCATGGACCTGCTCAGCTTCAAGGAACCCTTCCAGGATAATGTCTGTCTCCATTTCAGAAGATGACTTGTTCCAGTTGCGGAAACAAGCATGCTTGTCAGGCGAGATGTTTCGTGCACAGGCATGGCAGTACTTATTTCGCACACCTATGTAGAGAAGCTTGCCGGTCTCCTTGCCAATAATGATGGCAACACCTGAGTTTGCATTGTAGGAGTGCTTGTGTGACCGCTTGCTCCATCCTCCGTCTACAATAACTGTGATAGCTGGAACGCCTTCATTATAGCTCCCCATTTCCTCTGCTATTCTTTTCTCCTCCCGTCCTGCTTTGGCCATTGACTCGATTAAATTTTGCTTCCAAATCTCTTCGATATTTCTCTCAGTTGAGATGAAGCTCACTTTCGTCATGGTGGGAATTCCCAGAACACTCATTTGCTCCTCCAGCTGAGAATGACCACCCCGTAGCCATCTGCCCCCACACCGCAGCAAGATTGCACTCCCACCTAAACACAGAGAGTTTTGTTTGTAAACgatttgtgtgcatgtttacCTGGAATAGGCTCGAGGACCCTTAACTTTCTTTGATGTGTCCAGGTTGAAGTACATTTCGCAATTGTTACATTCGGCCTTCAAGATTGAAGCCAGTCCATCTCTACTCTCTCCACACAAAGAAATGGAGCCGTTACAGCTACTCGAGTGTTGTGTCAGCCTGTCAGTATACTGTTGAAGTTTATCTAAATTCACAATTCTGTTTCCTTCTAGACATTTGTTTTTTGTTCCACTGTTTTTGTCAGCACCGGTACCGGTCATGGAGGTATGAATCCTCTTCGCCTTTGCTGGCCACTTCTTCACATACACATGCCTGTAActatttttatgcctcgaggcgtagccgcatgagggatacggtaaagctgaccgtgtgtgtctgtctgtctgtctgtgtgtgtattccagctataactgctcaacggttgcaatgcgacgaaaactaacagcttctataggcttctagccaagttctcttggattttgattcgtggattagcaaactaaagcttctttctcgagttatggctagtttaactcacattgaaggctgttgcagtctcttcagaatctttcatagcgtccatctgtccgcacaaactttctattcaacatatgagttagccttgcactaaagcgctagctttttgttagctacaatactcagaaaatatctgttaaaacagctagctagctagcagtagccatttgtgaaattgatctctttggacacaccctttaattattcctgtggatgtaatgcgcatgcgcgctcaatccccacgtgtgagaaataatatccaagatccagatccagatcctcctggcagaatcatctttgtcttgaaggcctggtaagccacaaaacactaccatataacaatatactaattagataacaatatgcatgtacacaggtcttttcttcttagatattatatacactgaactacagatcctggaagaatcaattttcttctttcttgaggtcctagtaagccacataatacaacaatagatgcatgtaaataagtcttttcttctcagtgactttatatagataagctaactttaatataaaattcattatagaaactaatataacactctaatacttttcagcgaaagcaaaaccatggcgagaggcattagcacagcgccagcttgaacactagttgatTTTGTTTTCCTTACTTCCCATCTCATAGATCTCATAGAAAAGCTCTCTTTTGTATGCATCTTATGTTTTCAATGTACCCGCTCGAAAAACCTGTAATTGCGTGGGTGTCTATTGTTTGCGGTACAGGCATTACCAGCTTAGAGCTGCAACTTACTTTGTTGTCAAAATTTAGACTGGGTAGACTGAGAAATCTTGAACTATAGCTTCTATCTATTTATATGAAGGAAGGGGCAGGGCAACACAAAGAGAAATGTTGAAAATTGTTAAGCCAGCCGTAGCTAGCCTTCTGTTTATAAAGAAATCGAACGTAGTTTTCGATACTTACCACCTACTCGTGGCTATAACTCTTCCGTACGAACGTTTACTGCTCGGATCTCTTTGTGTCGCCCTCTGAAAGGTATCTATCTACATATATTTGTCAAGAAACCTTGCTTGAAGTGCCTATTGTTCACATAAAATGACGACAAAAATTGTGTTTATACTTGTAGACTAGATATCCTCTTGTCTCATTCATGTATCTTCATAATCATGGAATTCTTACACACAACAATAGCAATAGAATTGATAATCATACAAAACACGTTCTGTAGACTTCATTGATCCTGCAAAAAGAGAAAAGCTGCCAAaaaaactcatgaatattcatgagcaatcACTATACCGtaacctagcctcgagaccaggccgattacgtaggcctggattcgaggctagagtACAAAACCACAACACATGCACTTGCTCTGGTGAGGTTTTGCTTGCTGTAAAACAGTACTAGTTGGCAACTTAGCGGTGAGCACTGACCTAGCTAAGTTATGACAGACGTGCTCCATTGTACTTTCAAATTACAATGTCATGATGAGCTTGTAGCTGCCTGCGCGTGTATATATGGTAGACTAATGGTGCATGTGGAGAGGACCCTAGGCTGCATATGTATAGCTCTAAACAATAACTTCATTACTGCTATAGTGCAACCACAAAGATCAGTCGACCAAACTTTTCAGAAGGGGCCATATTTTTCAGTCCCCATGGACTGAAATTTTCATTGAAAAATTGGTCCCCAGACTATTATTTCTTTTTTCAGTGACAGGCCTACCTCAGGGTCAACTATTGAAGGCTTTTCCTATGAACTGAAAAGTCAGTGTGATATATAGGTGTCAACTAAGACCTACAACAGCTAGCTCACATACTATAAGTATAGTTGCACAAAAGCACTCAACCAATAAGGTATACACCTGGTGACATGATTCAGTTTTTGAAGGGCTTGTGTATAGTCTACTGAAGAGTCTTTTGGTATACCATCAGATGATTCACCTCAAGCTACAATACCATCCTCGTAATCGTCACTATATCTCCTTATATTCTGATGGGAATAAAACTGTTAGAAGCTAACAGTTCCAAACAATACACTATAGAACAGGCGAACAAATTAAGCATTAACTGCTTTTCCCCTGAAAACGCGCAATTTTTGCACCTCAAGAAaatttctttataattatggtatgtaTACGGTATACCCAAGAAATTAGAGAGCACCTGTTCTCATATCAACATGTCACACTTTATGCTTTGCACAACTGTACTATTACTATACTGTGTACAGTAGTCTATGGAGTACACGAAACATTTATCTgtcaatgcataattatgtgtcccTATAGattatagttattacatggctatcataataattaactACTTTGTTGCCTTGAAGCCATTTGCTACATGACAGAAGTGAGTGTATTAATTCATATATACTCCTGTCCCACAAATAACGAGAATGAGTCTCTAGTGATTTGACAGTTTTTGTGGTTTAGGTTTAATTATACAGAACTGACCATGCACAGTGCAATACTGCATTTCCTTTGATATCAGATCAAAAGGCAGCAATATACACTTTACGCAGAGAGAATAATTAAGAGAGAGAATAGCTCCATAAAACATTTATATCCATGAATTATATGTATAGTACGTTATGGCCCACAAATATTTCCGAACGTTCATTCCCTCAAAATAATATACACGGCCGGTAAGAagccgtatagcgggttataattattgtggaaaTTTTTCTTATTTAGAGCATCCGAAAATTATAACTATTGTGTGCAATAGGTTCTATGTcactattctgagctgtacgatCGATCAAATTACTACCAATTAAAATCAGTtcgatctataattatgtatatacctgTTTTTTGGGGGATCGTTTGGCTCCTCGGGTGGAGCAGGGTCACCATTTCTGCTGTTATAGTT comes from Halichondria panicea chromosome 3, odHalPani1.1, whole genome shotgun sequence and encodes:
- the LOC135333577 gene encoding uncharacterized protein LOC135333577, with amino-acid sequence MSVLGIPTMTKVSFISTERNIEEIWKQNLIESMAKAGREEKRIAEEMGSYNEGVPAITVIVDGGWSKRSHKHSYNANSGVAIIIGKETGKLLYIGVRNKYCHACARNISPDKHACFRNWNKSSSEMETDIILEGFLEAEQVHGVRYIHFIGDGDGSVHPTLIQNVPGWGHAIKKLECANHACKCYRGALERLVQDNPSYKGTGGLTLKTRKRLVSAARAAIRMRSDPKKALISLKRDLQNGPRHCFGFHDDCSPDFCKTSSHPQQYLPRSLSPHLNRQLPVKTAKTMMTCLMVLLLHKRLCGVKLLMTIRWYDWKLDKVDTHQQTWTHDFTMTFRYN